One genomic window of Sporosarcina ureae includes the following:
- a CDS encoding BCCT family transporter, with protein MIEEYWQFIRKKIDWPVFICSGGVLLAFVLFSLFKVEAVNAFVNKGFELSIRYFGAYWQFLMIATFVVGAVLAISKYGKVRLGDSQKPEMSYFKWVAVILTTGLGAGGVFWAAAEPMYYFLDVPPMHKGITGGTEEAIGPALAQSYMSWGFTAWSVYGAISAIILIYAHKHKGMPLKPRTLLYPILKEKILTSKWGTAADVFCIIGAAAGTIGPIGFLGLQVSYGLSSIFGIPDQFTTQLAVIVILTGVVLVSTLTGINRGIQFLSKLNVNMVAVIAVFLLLLGPGLFIINSFLTSYGTYVSEFITISTFRGDNAWLGSWMLFFFGWFIGFGPLVALFVARISNGRKIREIFVVVAIIAPVVANLWFTILGGSGIFYELKNAGSVSEPLTEGGLPSAIIAIAEQMPLGTIMPSVFLILTTLFVVTTVDSMSYSISMAVTGEGNPPKLIRVFWVIIMATIATILIKIGGGGIGALQSFVVIAAVPVSILLLPVIWYAPKVAKELAVEQGIVKK; from the coding sequence ATAATAGAAGAGTATTGGCAGTTCATACGTAAAAAGATTGATTGGCCGGTGTTTATATGTAGTGGAGGAGTATTGTTGGCATTTGTGTTGTTTTCACTTTTTAAAGTGGAAGCGGTAAATGCATTTGTGAATAAGGGGTTTGAATTATCTATTCGCTACTTTGGAGCTTATTGGCAGTTTTTAATGATTGCGACTTTCGTAGTCGGAGCAGTTTTAGCCATATCCAAGTACGGAAAAGTACGTTTAGGAGATTCTCAAAAACCTGAAATGAGTTATTTTAAGTGGGTAGCAGTTATTTTGACTACTGGACTTGGAGCGGGAGGAGTTTTTTGGGCGGCAGCAGAGCCTATGTATTACTTTTTGGACGTCCCTCCCATGCATAAAGGAATCACAGGGGGAACAGAAGAAGCAATCGGTCCTGCACTAGCCCAAAGTTATATGTCATGGGGGTTTACTGCATGGTCAGTGTATGGAGCGATCAGTGCAATCATACTGATTTATGCGCACAAGCATAAAGGAATGCCTTTGAAACCCCGCACTCTCCTGTATCCTATTTTGAAAGAAAAAATCTTGACAAGTAAATGGGGCACAGCGGCAGACGTGTTTTGTATAATCGGAGCTGCGGCAGGAACGATTGGTCCGATCGGCTTCCTTGGTTTACAAGTTAGCTATGGGCTCAGTTCTATTTTCGGAATTCCCGACCAATTTACTACACAGCTCGCTGTCATCGTTATTTTAACTGGAGTTGTTCTAGTTTCCACACTTACCGGCATCAATAGAGGAATTCAATTTTTAAGTAAGCTGAATGTCAATATGGTAGCAGTAATCGCTGTATTTCTATTATTGCTCGGGCCGGGGCTATTCATCATCAACTCTTTCCTGACTTCTTATGGAACGTATGTCAGTGAATTTATTACTATCAGTACATTTCGCGGGGACAATGCGTGGCTTGGCTCATGGATGTTATTTTTCTTCGGTTGGTTTATCGGATTTGGGCCGTTAGTGGCGCTATTCGTAGCGAGGATCTCCAATGGAAGAAAGATCAGAGAGATATTTGTTGTAGTCGCCATTATTGCACCCGTTGTAGCCAATCTTTGGTTCACGATTCTAGGAGGAAGCGGTATATTCTATGAGTTGAAAAATGCGGGGTCTGTGAGTGAACCGTTAACTGAAGGCGGCTTACCCAGTGCAATTATTGCCATAGCAGAGCAGATGCCACTCGGAACTATCATGCCGTCTGTTTTCTTGATACTAACCACTTTGTTTGTGGTGACTACGGTGGATTCCATGTCTTACTCAATTTCAATGGCCGTAACAGGTGAGGGAAATCCACCAAAATTAATTCGTGTATTTTGGGTTATTATCATGGCGACAATTGCCACGATACTTATAAAGATTGGCGGGGGTGGAATTGGAGCGTTACAGTCCTTTGTAGTCATCGCGGCCGTCCCGGTATCTATTCTATTACTTCCCGTTATTTGGTATGCTCCTAAGGTAGCCAAAGAGCTAGCAGTTGAGCAAGGGATAGTCAAAAAGTAA
- a CDS encoding YitT family protein — protein MERRLLDYTTLILGSFLFAIGINYFAIPNMLSEGGVIGITIITYYLFEWSPGLVSFIINLALVAIGYKFFSKRTILYTVITIIFSSIFLELTKNWGEQLGSDTLLAALFAGLFVGGGLGMIFRVGGTSGGATTVARMLQQWLGWSVGKAMLVIDISVILLSAFVIGKEKAMFTLVAVYVGAKVIDKIVDGADDRKAVMIISKHQEDIRQELLTTMGRGVTILDGRGGYTLEKQAILYIIINQAEIVQLRRILEQVDEDAYVTINNVQEIFKRGFKERPLK, from the coding sequence ATGGAACGAAGACTACTTGATTACACCACTTTGATTTTAGGGTCATTCCTATTCGCAATTGGTATTAACTACTTTGCGATTCCGAATATGCTATCTGAAGGCGGCGTCATCGGGATTACTATTATTACATACTATTTATTCGAATGGTCACCTGGACTTGTCAGCTTCATCATCAACTTAGCACTCGTTGCAATCGGGTACAAATTCTTCAGTAAACGGACGATTCTCTATACGGTCATCACTATCATATTCTCATCCATTTTCCTTGAGCTGACGAAGAATTGGGGAGAACAGTTAGGTAGCGATACATTACTGGCTGCGTTGTTTGCTGGTTTATTTGTTGGTGGTGGTCTCGGAATGATCTTTCGTGTTGGCGGTACTTCTGGAGGTGCGACTACAGTGGCACGGATGCTTCAGCAATGGCTCGGCTGGAGCGTCGGGAAAGCAATGTTAGTCATCGACATTTCTGTCATCTTATTATCGGCTTTTGTAATCGGTAAAGAAAAAGCAATGTTTACACTCGTTGCTGTTTACGTGGGTGCAAAAGTGATCGACAAAATCGTCGACGGGGCAGATGATCGAAAAGCTGTGATGATCATTTCGAAACACCAAGAAGACATTCGACAAGAATTACTCACTACGATGGGCAGAGGTGTGACGATTCTCGATGGACGTGGCGGCTATACGCTCGAGAAACAAGCGATTTTATATATTATTATCAACCAAGCTGAAATTGTTCAATTGCGACGTATTTTGGAACAGGTAGATGAAGATGCATACGTTACAATCAATAATGTACAAGAAATTTTTAAGCGTGGATTTAAGGAAAGGCCACTAAAATAA
- a CDS encoding AbgT family transporter translates to MDQQKKGFFQKFLDMIEKTGNRLPHPVTLFAVLALLVIVISAVVSYFGVSAEHPGKEGEMIEVNNLLSSEGIHYIITNMTDNFIGFAPLGVVLITMLGIGVAEGSGLISALLRGFVMSVPKRMITLGLVFAGVMSSVASDAGYVVLPPLGAVLFAALGRHPLAGLAAAFAGVSGGFSANLLLSGTDALLGELTIMSAAIINPEYAEGMNIAMNYYFIAFSVIVLTFVGAWVTEKIVEPRLGEYNGEFREKVEKLTRLEKKGLILAGVSVIVAGALVALLVVFPGAPLRGDEADMPIIKSPFMKSLVPIIAFLFFVPGLVYGRVTKLIRNDKDVAAMMSTTMSAMGMFIVLSFTASQFVAFFSESNMGLVLGVYGANFLDSINLTGIPLLLMFILIAAFINLFIGSASAKWAMMAPVFVPIMMQLGYSPELTQMAYRVADSSTNIISPLMTYFAIIIAFAQKYDKKMGIGTLVSVMFPYSMFFLLFWSATLIIWMLLGIDLGPGSPIYYLK, encoded by the coding sequence ATGGATCAACAGAAAAAAGGATTTTTCCAAAAGTTTTTGGATATGATTGAGAAAACTGGTAACCGATTACCACATCCGGTTACGTTATTTGCTGTTTTGGCTTTGTTGGTAATCGTCATCTCAGCAGTAGTCTCTTACTTCGGAGTTAGTGCAGAACATCCGGGTAAAGAAGGCGAAATGATTGAAGTAAATAACTTACTAAGTAGTGAAGGTATTCATTACATCATTACGAATATGACCGATAACTTCATCGGGTTCGCTCCGCTTGGCGTCGTACTCATCACGATGCTTGGAATTGGTGTTGCGGAAGGGTCAGGATTGATCAGCGCGTTACTTCGCGGCTTTGTAATGTCTGTTCCAAAACGAATGATCACGCTTGGATTAGTGTTTGCAGGCGTTATGTCGAGTGTGGCGTCTGACGCGGGCTATGTTGTCCTACCGCCACTAGGTGCGGTATTGTTTGCAGCACTTGGTAGACACCCTCTTGCGGGTCTAGCAGCTGCCTTTGCCGGGGTCTCCGGTGGATTTAGTGCAAACTTGTTACTTTCTGGTACCGATGCATTACTTGGCGAATTGACGATCATGTCAGCAGCGATCATCAATCCCGAATATGCAGAAGGTATGAATATTGCCATGAACTACTACTTCATCGCATTTTCAGTTATCGTTCTGACATTCGTTGGTGCGTGGGTCACAGAAAAAATTGTCGAGCCACGTCTTGGCGAATATAACGGTGAATTCCGTGAGAAAGTTGAAAAGCTAACTCGTCTTGAAAAGAAAGGTTTGATTTTGGCAGGTGTTTCTGTCATTGTTGCAGGAGCGTTGGTTGCGCTTCTTGTCGTATTCCCTGGTGCTCCATTGCGTGGGGATGAAGCAGATATGCCAATCATTAAATCACCATTCATGAAATCGCTTGTGCCGATCATTGCGTTCTTGTTCTTTGTGCCGGGTCTTGTCTACGGTAGAGTAACGAAACTGATTCGTAACGACAAAGATGTAGCCGCTATGATGTCCACGACGATGTCTGCAATGGGAATGTTTATCGTCTTATCCTTCACGGCAAGTCAGTTCGTTGCATTTTTCTCAGAGTCCAACATGGGCTTAGTGTTAGGTGTCTACGGTGCAAACTTCCTTGATAGTATTAATTTAACGGGGATTCCGTTGTTACTGATGTTCATCCTAATTGCAGCATTCATCAACTTGTTCATCGGTAGTGCATCTGCGAAATGGGCCATGATGGCACCCGTCTTCGTGCCAATAATGATGCAGCTCGGCTATTCCCCTGAACTGACGCAAATGGCATATCGTGTAGCAGATTCTTCAACCAATATTATTTCACCGCTTATGACGTATTTTGCGATCATTATTGCGTTTGCGCAGAAGTACGATAAGAAAATGGGGATTGGAACGCTCGTTTCCGTTATGTTCCCTTATTCCATGTTCTTCTTACTATTCTGGAGCGCAACGTTAATTATTTGGATGTTGCTAGGAATTGATCTCGGACCTGGCTCCCCTATTTATTATTTGAAATAA
- a CDS encoding nitroreductase family protein: MSYVGKNEVEKSIIGRRSIKKFKTDPVDIDEVIELLNVAKWAPNHKLTQPWRFQLYSGAGKEKFVEAFLASQERDGTLPDKAKNKAAYFRDIPLHLVVIMPEDSRKKRWDEDYAAISAMVQNFQLAAWERGIGMIWRTNDWTHDPVFKNAIDVTPDEKIVGTLMIGYPAHIPDAENRKDIEEVLIIINE, from the coding sequence ATGAGCTATGTAGGGAAAAACGAAGTAGAAAAGTCGATCATAGGCAGACGCTCCATTAAGAAATTCAAAACAGATCCAGTTGATATAGATGAAGTGATCGAATTACTGAATGTTGCAAAGTGGGCACCTAACCATAAATTGACTCAACCATGGCGTTTTCAGTTATACTCAGGCGCTGGCAAGGAAAAGTTTGTGGAAGCGTTTCTAGCTTCACAGGAACGAGACGGTACCTTACCAGACAAAGCAAAAAACAAAGCAGCATATTTCCGTGACATTCCACTTCACTTAGTCGTCATTATGCCGGAAGATTCCCGTAAAAAACGATGGGATGAAGACTATGCAGCAATTTCCGCAATGGTTCAGAACTTCCAACTCGCTGCGTGGGAACGCGGTATCGGTATGATCTGGCGTACTAATGATTGGACGCACGATCCTGTATTTAAAAATGCAATCGATGTAACACCAGACGAAAAAATTGTTGGGACATTGATGATTGGCTACCCTGCCCATATTCCTGATGCTGAGAATAGGAAGGATATAGAGGAAGTACTTATAATCATCAATGAATGA
- a CDS encoding BCCT family transporter, translated as MRFETIDKQILAIALSIVAILTVPILINPVKGTSFLNSVLNSITANFGPLYLWVCLGLFGFLIWLAFSKFGKIRLGNTKPEFSTFSWLALIFTAGIGSGIMYWGIIEWGFYYTSPPYGITAESVEAASFASTYGMFHWGFSAWAIYCVPSIPIAYAVYVKGQKSYRLSTACRGIIGDKADGLLGKVIDVCFMFGLIGGIGTSLALGTPLLAEGVHALFGVEKTLTLNLSIVVTLMVFFCICLYFGLKKGLKLLSDWNLYLYIAIAVFIFIFGPTLFIISSFTDSVGVLFQNFFRMSLYTDPVGKSGFSETWTLFYWGWWFSYAPFTGMFAARISKGRSIKGLILGQLLGGTFGCWIAFAIFGNTSMYFQMNNIVPVLDILQKDGAPAAILASLNALPLGGIVMVLYLLIAAIFLATTVNSAAYTLSDVASINLQEGQEPARWYRVFWGIILTSISIVLMYGDGLEALQTLSIITALPLVFIILLMVASFMKWVRQGERDGIHIYEGAPYEEPEEQTVEITIERGTKNKKTAKVIEKENLI; from the coding sequence ATGAGATTCGAGACAATTGATAAACAGATATTGGCCATTGCCTTGTCAATAGTTGCAATACTGACTGTACCTATTTTAATCAATCCTGTTAAAGGAACCTCTTTTTTAAACTCAGTTCTAAATTCGATCACCGCAAACTTCGGTCCTCTTTATTTATGGGTTTGTTTGGGGTTATTCGGCTTTTTGATTTGGCTTGCTTTCAGTAAATTTGGTAAGATTCGATTGGGGAACACGAAGCCGGAGTTTTCAACTTTTAGCTGGTTAGCATTAATTTTTACTGCGGGCATTGGGTCAGGTATTATGTATTGGGGGATTATCGAATGGGGCTTTTATTATACCAGTCCTCCATATGGCATTACAGCTGAGTCCGTTGAGGCCGCAAGTTTTGCTTCTACATATGGAATGTTTCATTGGGGCTTTTCAGCTTGGGCTATTTATTGTGTACCTTCCATTCCTATCGCATATGCAGTATACGTCAAAGGTCAAAAGTCTTATCGACTGAGTACGGCTTGCCGAGGCATCATAGGGGATAAAGCAGATGGCTTACTTGGCAAAGTGATTGACGTATGCTTCATGTTCGGTCTGATCGGTGGCATTGGGACATCTTTAGCTCTGGGAACACCATTGTTAGCTGAAGGAGTGCATGCTCTTTTCGGCGTCGAGAAAACGCTTACATTGAATTTGTCGATTGTTGTAACATTAATGGTATTCTTCTGTATCTGCCTTTATTTCGGGTTGAAAAAAGGATTGAAGTTATTAAGCGACTGGAATCTGTATCTCTATATCGCTATTGCAGTTTTTATCTTTATTTTTGGACCTACACTCTTTATTATCTCAAGCTTTACAGACAGTGTCGGTGTACTGTTCCAAAACTTCTTTAGAATGAGTTTGTATACAGACCCTGTTGGGAAATCAGGTTTCAGTGAGACTTGGACACTCTTTTACTGGGGATGGTGGTTCTCTTACGCACCTTTCACCGGCATGTTTGCCGCTCGTATTTCGAAAGGTCGTTCGATTAAGGGACTAATTCTAGGACAGTTACTAGGTGGAACATTTGGCTGTTGGATTGCCTTCGCGATCTTCGGAAACACGAGTATGTATTTTCAAATGAATAACATCGTTCCTGTACTGGATATCCTTCAGAAAGATGGGGCTCCTGCTGCCATCTTAGCTTCTTTAAATGCATTACCACTTGGTGGGATTGTCATGGTACTATACTTGCTGATTGCAGCTATCTTCCTTGCGACTACTGTCAACTCGGCTGCCTATACATTGTCAGACGTGGCGTCTATAAACTTACAGGAAGGTCAAGAGCCAGCAAGATGGTACCGTGTATTCTGGGGAATCATCTTAACAAGCATCTCAATTGTTTTAATGTATGGCGACGGCTTAGAGGCTCTACAGACTCTATCCATCATTACGGCATTACCTCTGGTCTTTATCATACTATTAATGGTTGCGTCATTCATGAAGTGGGTGCGCCAAGGTGAAAGAGATGGCATCCATATTTATGAGGGAGCGCCATATGAAGAACCAGAAGAACAAACTGTTGAAATCACTATTGAAAGAGGTACGAAGAATAAAAAGACAGCCAAAGTCATTGAAAAAGAAAACTTGATTTAG
- the phnG gene encoding phosphonate C-P lyase system protein PhnG, whose product MKRRKRTEILIQESGHLAKIFAETIKAAYDCREITAPQYGMTMIKMRETAKNSLFYMGEVLVTEAKVEIANRIGIGIVAGMEEELAKHLAIIDAAYKAELPETFLWEPQLIAAEDEIRKEEARRQAELIGTKVNFETMEI is encoded by the coding sequence ATGAAAAGAAGAAAAAGAACGGAAATTCTTATTCAAGAAAGTGGCCATCTTGCAAAAATATTTGCTGAAACCATAAAGGCTGCATATGACTGTCGTGAAATTACAGCGCCTCAATATGGAATGACGATGATCAAAATGCGTGAAACGGCTAAGAATTCCTTGTTCTATATGGGTGAAGTCCTGGTAACGGAAGCAAAAGTGGAAATTGCCAATCGCATCGGCATCGGCATTGTCGCGGGGATGGAAGAGGAGCTTGCTAAGCATTTGGCAATCATCGATGCAGCGTATAAAGCCGAATTGCCTGAAACGTTTCTATGGGAACCCCAGTTGATTGCTGCTGAGGATGAAATCAGAAAAGAAGAAGCAAGACGACAAGCAGAATTAATCGGTACAAAAGTCAATTTTGAAACGATGGAAATATAA
- the yedE gene encoding selenium metabolism membrane protein YedE/FdhT, which yields MKSSIQFIFQRYWNPYLVLVMAGILSALYFGLTSTVWAVTGEFTRLGGDILLLFGVDISDWQYFDMVHLQGTTWNRPDGWIVWGMFAGALIMVLLSNSFKIRLPQQKRRYVQGLIGGIIAGFGARLALGCNLAAFFTGVPQFSFHSWIFIVATGIGTFFGAKLTKTRWWKGKPSLIRGNTQPTQLKKRIIQPYVGGVIAALYIGLIIYFFVSGQKLLGLGALFGLAFGILIERGQICFTSAFRDLFLVGRSIMAKAIIIGMAVSSILTIIVISIYDLTPITQIAALSTFVGGALFGLGIVMASGCETGMMYRLMEGQILFLPVFVGNIIGATFLAYAWDHLGVYNVLVKSGTKINLLDTLGPIGAISITLLMLGGLYALTVFGEKRYQRKLAIKRGMSIHAS from the coding sequence ATGAAATCGAGCATACAATTTATCTTTCAACGCTATTGGAATCCCTATCTCGTCTTAGTGATGGCTGGTATTCTGAGTGCATTATATTTTGGCTTAACATCAACTGTATGGGCGGTTACCGGTGAATTTACCCGGCTTGGTGGAGATATTTTACTGCTGTTCGGAGTAGATATCTCAGACTGGCAATACTTTGATATGGTACATCTACAAGGTACAACGTGGAATCGGCCGGATGGCTGGATTGTCTGGGGAATGTTTGCAGGCGCGCTCATTATGGTGTTGCTTAGTAATAGCTTTAAAATCCGTCTCCCGCAGCAAAAGCGGCGCTATGTACAAGGATTAATCGGTGGAATTATCGCGGGATTCGGTGCACGTTTGGCACTCGGCTGTAACTTGGCTGCTTTCTTCACGGGTGTTCCGCAATTTTCCTTCCACTCTTGGATCTTCATTGTAGCGACAGGTATTGGTACATTCTTCGGTGCTAAACTAACTAAAACACGCTGGTGGAAAGGCAAGCCTTCGTTGATTCGAGGGAATACACAGCCAACACAGCTAAAAAAGCGTATAATTCAACCGTACGTTGGTGGAGTCATCGCCGCTCTTTACATCGGACTCATAATATACTTCTTTGTTTCAGGACAAAAACTACTTGGCTTAGGTGCACTATTTGGTCTCGCATTCGGTATTCTAATCGAACGTGGACAAATTTGTTTCACTTCTGCATTCCGTGATTTATTTCTCGTGGGACGCAGCATCATGGCCAAGGCGATCATCATAGGAATGGCCGTCAGTTCTATTTTGACGATCATTGTCATTTCAATCTATGATTTAACACCGATCACACAAATCGCCGCTCTTAGCACATTTGTCGGCGGTGCATTATTCGGACTTGGCATTGTTATGGCTTCAGGCTGTGAAACAGGGATGATGTACCGCTTGATGGAAGGTCAAATACTGTTTTTACCAGTGTTTGTGGGCAATATCATCGGTGCTACGTTCCTTGCCTATGCATGGGATCACCTCGGTGTTTATAATGTATTAGTCAAGAGTGGCACAAAAATCAATCTACTCGATACGCTGGGACCGATTGGTGCCATCTCTATCACACTGTTAATGCTTGGGGGGCTCTATGCATTAACTGTATTTGGGGAAAAACGCTATCAACGAAAACTAGCAATTAAGAGAGGAATGAGCATACATGCAAGCTAA
- a CDS encoding GntR family transcriptional regulator, giving the protein MDELMKQIVSKTIAYGERLPSENILAKTHNVPRITARNALTKLEERGFIYSKQGKGRFLKEQAIQIQLSLTAGTSFTEKMKALGYELETRTIDCEKITYDEHMYQVLETKKSDAIYKIGRLRLIDGEPIAIHYSFVSETTIPRIKEDDFDIQSMFGYYRKLGYGEFNSRKSLLSITFPTAGEQQLLSCKSMVPLIMVESDCVDQKTGKVLEYTKVLYRSDKFKYDITMNS; this is encoded by the coding sequence ATGGATGAACTGATGAAACAAATTGTTTCAAAGACTATCGCATATGGGGAAAGATTGCCCTCTGAAAACATTCTGGCAAAAACACATAATGTACCCAGGATAACTGCTAGGAATGCATTAACAAAGTTAGAGGAACGGGGTTTTATTTATTCAAAACAAGGCAAAGGACGGTTTCTAAAAGAGCAGGCAATACAAATTCAGCTGTCTTTAACTGCGGGGACGAGTTTTACTGAAAAGATGAAGGCTTTAGGGTATGAATTGGAAACCCGCACGATAGATTGTGAAAAAATAACGTACGACGAACATATGTATCAAGTATTAGAAACGAAGAAATCAGACGCTATTTACAAAATAGGAAGATTGCGTTTGATTGACGGTGAGCCAATCGCTATTCATTATTCTTTTGTCAGCGAGACGACTATACCGCGTATTAAAGAAGATGACTTCGATATCCAATCAATGTTTGGCTATTATCGGAAACTTGGCTATGGAGAATTTAACAGCCGCAAATCCCTGTTAAGCATCACATTTCCAACTGCTGGCGAGCAACAATTGTTATCTTGCAAAAGCATGGTCCCGCTCATAATGGTTGAAAGCGACTGTGTGGACCAGAAAACTGGTAAAGTACTTGAATATACTAAAGTGCTATATCGCAGCGATAAGTTCAAATATGATATTACAATGAATTCATAA
- a CDS encoding tartrate dehydrogenase has translation MKTYKIAVIAGDGIGPEVIDEGIKVLKKTAELDGGFTFDFTYFPWGCEYYTQQGRMMAEDGIEQLKEFDAIYLGAVGFPGVPDHISLWDLLLIIRKSFDQYVNIRPVKLLDGAHCPLQNIERKDIDMLFIRENTEGEYSGAGDWLFKGQEHEVVLQSGVFSRKGTERIIRYAFETAKKQGRSLTSISKANALNYSMVFWDQVFEEVSAEYPEVKTASYLVDAAAMLMITDPKRFEVVVTSNLFGDILTDVGAAIAGGIGLAAGANINPEGTFPSMFEPVHGSAPDIAGRGVGNPLATIWSASQMLDHFGYDQYGKKIIEAIEQLLVEDKVLTPDMQGSSSTSEVGDRLITLLEQSITARV, from the coding sequence ATGAAAACGTATAAAATTGCAGTTATTGCAGGAGATGGTATTGGCCCTGAAGTTATTGACGAGGGGATTAAGGTTTTAAAGAAAACTGCTGAACTAGATGGCGGCTTCACATTTGATTTCACGTATTTCCCATGGGGATGTGAATATTACACGCAACAAGGCCGGATGATGGCGGAAGATGGAATTGAGCAGCTGAAGGAATTTGATGCTATCTATTTAGGAGCGGTTGGTTTCCCTGGAGTTCCTGATCATATTTCCTTATGGGATCTCTTATTGATTATCCGCAAGAGCTTCGATCAATATGTTAATATACGTCCTGTGAAGTTATTGGACGGTGCTCATTGTCCACTACAAAATATTGAGCGCAAAGATATCGACATGTTGTTTATTCGTGAAAATACAGAAGGTGAATATTCGGGTGCTGGTGATTGGCTATTTAAAGGTCAAGAGCATGAAGTGGTTCTGCAAAGTGGTGTATTCTCTCGAAAAGGTACAGAGCGAATCATTCGCTATGCTTTCGAGACGGCAAAAAAACAAGGACGCAGCTTAACAAGTATCAGTAAAGCAAACGCTTTAAACTATTCAATGGTTTTCTGGGATCAAGTATTTGAAGAAGTGAGTGCAGAATACCCGGAAGTCAAAACCGCTTCTTATTTAGTGGATGCTGCTGCGATGCTCATGATCACTGATCCCAAACGTTTTGAAGTAGTTGTCACTTCGAATTTGTTTGGCGATATTTTAACGGATGTTGGAGCAGCAATTGCAGGCGGCATTGGTTTAGCAGCAGGTGCGAACATTAATCCTGAAGGCACATTCCCTTCTATGTTTGAACCGGTACATGGCTCAGCTCCTGATATTGCAGGAAGAGGCGTTGGGAATCCTCTAGCTACTATCTGGTCAGCAAGTCAAATGTTGGATCATTTCGGTTACGATCAGTATGGAAAAAAGATAATAGAAGCCATAGAACAACTATTGGTTGAAGATAAAGTTTTAACGCCTGATATGCAAGGAAGTTCTTCCACTTCGGAGGTAGGCGATCGTTTGATTACTTTATTGGAGCAATCAATTACGGCGCGTGTTTAA
- the yedF gene encoding sulfurtransferase-like selenium metabolism protein YedF — MQAKLEADFTLDLRGESCPYPVIYTLETLEGMNKGELLQVITDCPGSFRNVPEEAIAHGYKFAQDPVKNGQEYVFHIYA, encoded by the coding sequence ATGCAAGCTAAATTAGAAGCGGACTTCACACTCGACCTTCGCGGTGAGTCCTGTCCTTACCCTGTTATTTACACTTTGGAAACTCTCGAAGGTATGAATAAAGGCGAGCTGCTACAAGTCATCACCGATTGCCCCGGCTCTTTCCGTAACGTACCCGAAGAAGCAATTGCTCACGGTTACAAATTTGCCCAAGACCCTGTTAAGAACGGACAAGAATATGTATTTCATATTTACGCATGA
- a CDS encoding DMT family transporter, which produces MNKLFTKSSVALAVLVMIWGISWPIYKLSIVYAPPLLFSGMRALLGGCLIALLIIKLRDRLQWRQHWRKYCISALFNTVLFFGLHTIGLHYLPGGLFSVLVYFQPVLLGLFAWMWLDERMTPIKVTGLLIGFIGIIVVSAEHFTTHISILGVLLGVLTAFFWAIGVAYVKKVSGEIDAYWMVAMQFTIGGVVLLVLSAITESWSAIEWHPMYLFGLGFGATLGIPVAYIIYYSLIRAGEASKVAVFTFLVPVISVFISTVFVGEPMTHTLWVGLLLVVVSICFVNYQKKVPVTLIDNND; this is translated from the coding sequence GTGAACAAGCTATTTACAAAATCTTCCGTAGCGTTGGCAGTTTTAGTAATGATTTGGGGGATTAGCTGGCCGATTTACAAACTATCTATCGTGTATGCACCGCCACTATTATTCTCGGGAATGCGTGCGTTGCTTGGCGGTTGTTTAATTGCATTGCTGATTATAAAACTGCGTGACAGATTGCAATGGCGTCAACATTGGCGGAAGTATTGTATTTCAGCTTTGTTCAACACCGTCCTGTTTTTCGGATTGCATACGATTGGACTTCACTATTTACCAGGCGGGTTATTCTCTGTACTCGTATATTTCCAGCCGGTTCTTCTTGGATTATTTGCTTGGATGTGGCTGGATGAAAGAATGACTCCAATTAAAGTAACGGGCCTGTTAATTGGGTTCATAGGAATTATTGTAGTGAGTGCTGAGCACTTCACTACTCATATTTCCATACTGGGTGTGCTATTAGGTGTACTGACAGCTTTCTTTTGGGCAATTGGCGTCGCGTATGTGAAGAAAGTAAGTGGAGAAATCGATGCGTATTGGATGGTTGCGATGCAATTTACTATAGGAGGTGTGGTGCTACTTGTACTCAGTGCCATTACAGAGAGTTGGTCTGCAATAGAGTGGCATCCAATGTATTTATTCGGGCTTGGATTTGGCGCAACGCTGGGAATTCCTGTTGCCTATATCATTTATTATTCGCTGATTCGTGCGGGAGAGGCAAGCAAGGTGGCTGTCTTTACCTTTTTAGTCCCCGTCATTTCTGTATTTATCAGTACAGTATTTGTCGGTGAACCGATGACGCATACATTATGGGTAGGCTTGTTGTTAGTCGTTGTCAGTATTTGCTTTGTTAATTATCAAAAGAAGGTTCCTGTTACACTGATCGATAATAATGATTAG